Below is a window of Brachionichthys hirsutus isolate HB-005 unplaced genomic scaffold, CSIRO-AGI_Bhir_v1 contig_1480, whole genome shotgun sequence DNA.
CATTTCAAATACAAGACAACGAACCAATCATGAAAAACTGGAAAGAGAAAAGACACTCAAACAATTATGCATCTTACTGACCTCGTAAAGACAGGAATGTACCACAATCTGCGATTCTCTCCAAAAACCTGCTCCAGGTTTCTGTGTAAACCAACGTTGAAGCCATTTCTGTCTGGTCCAGTGACAAAAACTGGCGCTGAGAAGGCCTCTGAAAATCAAAAACAGGGGATGCTTCCAATTTCTACATCTACTTGTACAAAGGAAACATATTCACAACACAACACTTCCCCTAGAAAAtaactgaaatgtaatttaggACGTGAGAGATTAGCCCAATAAGAAGAAAGCCGGGGGTCTCCCTGATAAACCCTCACCTAAGGTGGATCTGTTTTTGGCCACCAACCAGCAGTGATAGCCAAAGAGAAACATGAGACTGACGAAGAACATGAGTGCCACAAACATGAGGAAGAGGACATGGAACTTTGCACGCCCGTTTGGCAAGTCCCCCTGGGAGAGAGAAACAAGAGAAGTCGAACCCTGAGAAAAGCAGGAACTTAAAAAGATACAACTTGTGAAAAAGGCTCTCTATTGTTGTAAATAGGCAATCCTGGTGACTTTGTGGAAGTCACAATCAATCATTAGATAATTCACAATAATGACACTCACCACCCAGAATTTGAGGAAATACTGAAAGACTGTTGCTGCAACGTATATGCAGTACAACATAGAGTAGGTGAGGAAAAGCAGGAAGAACTTGTAGTTGGAAAAGCCCACGCAGTTGTTCACCCTAAAACAAAACGAAAGTCTAATATCAGAACAAAATTACTGCATCAGGAGGGAAATGCAGCCACGGCGTTACTTACCAGGGACAGTGATGATCCATCTTCAATACACATCTTTAAAAGGAAAAGCATGCGTTTATGCACGTCCTCATGACAAGATAGCAACTGTGTCAATAATACGTTCAATAGTACAGTATTATCAAAATGTCGTCTTTCTGGTAGACCTCAGCTCTGACCCGATCATTAACATACTGATCCTGAGAGGCCAACGAAGCAACACCTTCTAATTATTTCAGCTAATATCCCCGTGCTGTGAGTAGTCTCTCAAAACGCTTGCTTTTTAAATTGGGGGAGAAATAAAGTGTTTTGAATGTAATTGAGGAGCAAAGAGTGACTTACGTTTCACATACTGAGCAATGGTGACAGCGGTCAGGCTTCAGGACCTGGCAGCGGTCACAGAACCTGATAGCTGAGAAATGAAGATGGTTCAGATGAATGAGTGATACGCGAGCAGAGACTAGCATTAACGTAGTAAGGCTAGCTAATAGGCTAGTAATACCCATCAGCGCTAATGAAAGAGATACACCGATCGATTACTGTGGCTGGGAATGACAATCATGTGCTTGATGAGCGATTAACCTGGCTTTCAGATATGATTTTATATAATATTAACTCGTGTATCATAACATATATGAATTGCCTTTACAGGACAGCATGTACCTCCAGATTGCGCTCGAGTAACGATGGGCAGCGTCTTTGCAATCTCAAAGAGTATTTGTTTCTGGTCGTCCGACCTTTCTTCCAAATCATATCTTTGCTTGTCTGAGTAGGAGAGCTGAAACTAGAACACACACGTCCACCGTGACGAGCAGCACATTTGGGTCTACATAATGCACTTATTGTGCACCTTTCTGTTCAGCCTGTCACAGGAAGCAGTTCCATTTTACCTTTTTGCATGGTGAGGCCGGAGGGGTAAATATGGACTTCCAGTAAGTCCAGCAGAACATCACAAAGCAAACATGAAACACCAGTAGATAAGCCACTGGGGGAACAATAACAGCATTgttgacaaaacaaacaaaatgcacgCACTGTTTATCAACGCGCACGGCATGCGGAAGACGATTTACAAGTGTAGCTCACCTTTCTCGAATGTGTTGTTGATTGTAactgcaaaaaatacaaaaaaacaaatcgaCGGTAAACGCCGGTTTCCAGGGAAGAACAGCAATGTGGcgaacattttaaatcaacacATGCGGGCTAACACAACGAGCCCGATTACAGGCTGCGGTAAAACGGGCCGGTCTTTGTATGAACTGACCTCTAAACGCAAGCATCAATGAAAAATATCATTTACTGGCACCTTTCAAACGTTATTTAGTCCAAATAAAAGGCGCACTGCCTTCGCAACTTCCGCTTTGTTTTGCTAGCTCCTCTTGCTAGTtctgcaaccttttttttttttttttggtcaacaCCGCTGTGCGGCAATCTGCGATGTCCGCAGTTAAACCGGCAACAATAACAACAGGCGACATTGTGATTTGTCGTACTCACAAAGACAGAGCTCAAAGACGTAGGCATAATATGACCACAGCACCACGGAGGTTATTATGAGGACAGGTATCCAAGAGAAGACCCGCTGACAGCATCGCAACCCCCTGGAGAGAGCCATATTTCAACGAGCCGCTGCGCTGCTCTGCGCTCGACTATTATTCCTGTATCTTATCCATCAGTGACATCGGTGAGCGATTTAACAGGCTCCAGTTTTCAGACCGGTGTCCTGGAAGGAATCAGTGCTTTCAGTAtcagaataataatatattataactTAGTAACTATtagatattaaattatattatatatgtttGAGTATAAGTATGCAATTACTTTTTGCTGAGCATATGCAGACGTACTCATGGATTCATTTCCAAGTTATTGAACAGATATTATTCATGGGTATATTTATCAGCTGTCTTTTTCAACAAGAACAAGgtatttctttcatttacttGATATTTATCTGTCTACATTCATACCATAGGAAGTAGGAAGAATCATTCTTGGGTTAcaattttcttttacaaaaagTTTCTTCTGGTAGAATCATTTTTTGTGATACTGTGATTTATACATCACTTATTTAgcttgcatttattattgtcattactgttacatgttgcacgaccaccgagaaaaaatcctagtctgtgaaccctcattgagaAAGACAATAAACTGATCCTGATTCTTTGAAGCCATGAACATTTACAAATCTTACCTGGTTTTTGAATTATAATTAGGACTGTGTGTCCAGTGCATGGTTCCCCTGAACTTAGCTCTGCCTAACATAATCATTTTGGGTTCACCAAATTTTTATAGAGTTGATGTGCTGAAagatacaatacaaatacaataattAAAGCAGACAATTGTTTCCTGATTTTCTCAAGCTGTATCCTGCAGGTTAGAATTAAAGggtaaaagaaaagagaggaaaaaaaacacatttatgcgCTGGCCAACAGGAGGCGCTGTCAGACTGTGCTGTCAGACTACAACACACATTTTGCTATTTCTCTTTGGTCATCTGGGTTAATGTGAACTCATCATTAAGGTTTTAACATTTGCATTAAAAGCTATTGGTTGTTGAGTTTTATTGACTGAGTAAACATCACGGTTTCCAATCAGCAGACTGGTCATAGGACATGTTTGAGCAAATACGTTCTTTTATAGCTGACAGTTATTTTTgtctgtcaaacacaaacaaactgatCTAATGCCAGGAAGACCAGCCGGACTGATGTCATCATCAGCACCGGTTTCTGATTGTCATCTTTAATATGTCCCATGCAGTAACTCCTCATCCATCCCTTCAGAGAGATGCTCCTTCACTCATTTACTCCTTTTATCCAGAGGTTTTATGGCATGCCATCATTCGTTTGCGTGACTGTCCGGCACGATGCGCAACAACCAAGCATTACAGAATGCAGTGGAACTTGTCATCATGTCATGAGACCCTCCAGTCTCTGGGGCATTTATTTAACTGTCACCTCTAGCAGACCAACAGGACTAATTATAGGTTGTGTAGCGAGGCTTCGTGTGTTTCACAGAACCGCCTGATCTCTTCTTTTTACGTAATGCAGACTGAGCTGCGCCCATTGctgacctcctctcctccatcacaTATGTTCTCTCCGCTCTTTCTTTAGGCCTGTTCCTTTCCCTGAAATCTTCTCCCACTTCAACACATCATCTGCTGCTGGATTTCCACCCAGttcctgttctctttgcacccccccccccccctctctctctttgtgcaATGGTGTCGGAGTCTGGGTGATGAcagctcttcttcttccctcaTTCGACTGATCACCGGAATCAGGGAGCGGCCGTCCATCCGTCAGCAGAGCAGCAATCCTCATCCACTACGAAGCCGCTGtgacaaacaaaacagtaaCAAGCTCTtaatgaaaccccccccccccccgggtcagtGAGAGAA
It encodes the following:
- the LOC137916072 gene encoding palmitoyltransferase ZDHHC15B-like, producing MALSRGLRCCQRVFSWIPVLIITSVVLWSYYAYVFELCLFTINNTFEKVAYLLVFHVCFVMFCWTYWKSIFTPPASPCKKFQLSYSDKQRYDLEERSDDQKQILFEIAKTLPIVTRAQSGAIRFCDRCQVLKPDRCHHCSVCETCVLKMDHHCPWVNNCVGFSNYKFFLLFLTYSMLYCIYVAATVFQYFLKFWVGDLPNGRAKFHVLFLMFVALMFFVSLMFLFGYHCWLVAKNRSTLEAFSAPVFVTGPDRNGFNVGLHRNLEQVFGENRRLWYIPVFTSQGNGHYFPLKNLSAESHDPLLAHENMWEESEEGSEQESLVEDQDPSVSLEME